In Rutidosis leptorrhynchoides isolate AG116_Rl617_1_P2 chromosome 2, CSIRO_AGI_Rlap_v1, whole genome shotgun sequence, one genomic interval encodes:
- the LOC139890100 gene encoding uncharacterized protein has product MIKVAIGGKSKSLLKHLTTAPPSSDDEMYEQWEQDDLVVFSSLIQNIEPTLASNLTEYPTTKTLWDALVVTYSSGKDKLQTFDLHVKTNDLKQANMSIEDLWITLQGIWGEIERRNLNPMKCSADIQAYNNIRAEQKLFQFLNALDRQHDQIKRELLRLDPFLSAEEAYASVRKEKAHHQILNGGNPSPNPQWIGTVLSTTNGSGLMQSHIDKASRVVPCNSKKIKASGEEMKVGFDVNWEGKKIPANKTMGTGGKTNQLWGVGSTCDKPVRPKGNKPTRMGGIQSKFKINLKLVHGKFVNGPNCLGLNIGPKHKTRINHNEPNIVPCQNKYSVLTKIQKDFSEANVVSNNFKSESWIFDCGVTDTMTFDENDIIFKTKPRKNKIQTANGEIIQVKSGGTIEISPTIKLPNCLYIPALSHKLLSVSHVAKELNCKVLMYPTFCILQDIRT; this is encoded by the exons ATGATCAAGGTTGCAATAGGAGGGAAATCAAAGTCCCTTCTTAAGCACCTTACAACAGCCCCACCTTCAAGTGATGATGAAATGTATGAGCAATGGGAACAAGACGATTTAGTTGTGTTCTCATCGCTAATACAGAACATTGAACCCACTTTAGCTAGCAACCTTACCGAATATCCCACAACAAAAACATTGTGGGATGCATTGGTGGTCACTTATAGCAGTGGTAAAGACAAGTTACAGACCTTTGACTTACATGTCAAAACAAATGACTTGAAACAAGCAAACATGTCTATAGAAGACTTGTGGATAACCCTGCAAGGTATATGGGGTGAAATTGAAAGAAGAAACCTGAATCCAATGAAGTGTTCAGCTGATATTCAAGCCTACAACAACATTAGAGCCGAACAGAAACTCTTTCAATTTCTTAATGCTCTTGACAGACAACACGACCAAATTAAAAGAGAATTGCTTCGATTGGACCCCTTTCTAAGTGCAGAAGAGGCTTATGCAAGTGTAAGAAAGGAAAAAGCACACCACCAGATACTGAATGGTGGGAACCCATCACCTAATCCACAATGGATTGGAACAGTTCTCTCCACCACAAATGGATCTGGGTTAATGCAAAGTC ATATAGATAAAGCATCTAGGGTTGTACCTTGTAACAGTAAAAAGATTAAAGCATCTGGGGAAGAGATGAAGGTGGGTTTCGATGTAAATTGGGAAGGGAAAAAGATACCCGCAAATAAAACAATGGGAACGGGTGGGAAAACCAACCAGTTATGGGGTGTTGGGTCAACATGTGACAAACCTGTTAGGCCAAAGGGTAATAAACCCACTAGAATGGGAGGGATTCAATCCAAGTTTAAAATTAACCTAAAGCTTGTTCATGGTAAATTTGTCAATGGACCCAACTGTTTAGGACTGAATATTGGCCCCAAACACAAAACTAGGATTAATCATAATGAGCCCAATATTGTTCCGTGTCAAAATAAATACTCCGTTTTAACGAAAATACAAAAAGATTTCTCCGAAGCAAATGTCGTCTCAAATAATTTTAAGTCTGAATCGTGGATTTTCGATTGTGGAGTAACGGATACTATGACTTTTGACGAAAACGATATTATTTTCAAAACAAAACCTAGGAAAAATAAGATTCAAACGGCCAATGGAGAAATTATTCAAGTTAAAAGTGGCGGAACTATCGAAATTTCACCAACGATTAAATTACCTAATTGTCTATATATTCCAGCTTTATCTCATAAGCTGTTATCGGTAAGTCATGTTGCAAAAGAATTAAACTGTAAAGTCCTGATGTATCCGACGTTCTGCATCTTGCAGGATATCCGGACATGA
- the LOC139893653 gene encoding GCN5-related N-acetyltransferase 8-like, whose amino-acid sequence MAAAAPPPPPTAAPELNMDNPINYPLFTRIRLATSSDIPFIHKMIYQMAVFERLSDQCSATEQSLAATLFPNTPFESFTVFLIEVSPNPFPSPLTQTHFNPIHKTLNLDYPITDLESEVFQSVTDGAIVAGFVLFFRNYSTFLAKPGFYIEDLFVRESYRRKGLGTMLLSAVAKQAVVMGYGRVEWVVLDWNVNAINFYKQMGADVMQEWRVCRLTGDALKGYANANSGNTNSGAIITANDADDNVDVI is encoded by the coding sequence ATGGCCGCCGCAGCACCACCACCGCCGCCAACTGCCGCACCCGAACTCAACATGGACAACCCAATAAACTACCCACTTTTCACTCGAATCCGTCTCGCCACGTCATCCGACATCCCCTTCATTCACAAAATGATCTATCAAATGGCCGTCTTTGAGCGTCTCTCCGACCAATGTTCCGCCACCGAACAATCACTCGCCGCCACCCTCTTCCCAAACACTCCCTTCGAATCCTTCACCGTTTTCTTAATCGAAGTCTCCCCAAACCCATTCCCATCACCCCTAACCCAAACCCATTTTAACCCCATCCACAAAACCCTAAATCTTGATTACCCGATAACCGACCTGGAATCGGAGGTCTTTCAATCCGTAACTGATGGAGCGATTGTTGCTGGGTTTGTTCTATTTTTCAGAAATTACTCGACTTTTTTGGCTAAACCCGGGTTTTACATTGAGGATTTGTTTGTACGAGAAAGTTACCGGAGGAAAGGGTTGGGTACGATGTTGTTGTCGGCGGTTGCGAAACAAGCGGTTGTGATGGGGTATGGGAGAGTTGAATGGGTTGTTCTTGATTGGAATGTGAATGCTATTAATTTCTACAAACAAATGGGAGCTGATGTTATGCAAGAATGGAGGGTTTGTAGGCTTACTGGTGATGCTTTAAAAGGGTATGCTAATGCTAATTCTGGTAATACTAATTCTGGTGCCATTATTACTGCTAATGATGCTGATGATAATGTTGATGTTATTTGA